The nucleotide sequence AAAGAGTCCAGCTTCAACGGAAACGCCCGGTCGGCGGCATCCAGGACCAGGATGACACCCAAAGCCTTCAGCTCTTCGAGTGCGAGTTCTTCCGAAGCGTGCTTACGGTCTCTTTCGGCCTTGGTGAAGGAGGTTCGCAGGTCGCCGCGGAGTTTGCCGCCGTGAGGGCGGCGTTCCACGTCACGTATACGGGCGTCACCGCCGCCACGGCGACGAAAGTCGCGGTTCTCGGCGCGGCCGACGACGGTCAGGTGTGTCAGGGCCGTACGAGGATCACTCACCGCTCGCTGCCCGGCGTGCGTCGAGAGCGGCGATCACATCTTTCACCACGACATGGTCGTCGCCGCGCAGGATTGCCTGCTTCGCGGCCTCTTCCGCTGCTTTGACCAGTTCGGCGTGGCTCAAGTCGGCGGTGTGCGGACGGACCGTCGTCCATCGAAGTCCTCGCCCGAGCAGGCCGAGCCGGGCCTTCATGACCTCTACTGCGTGCCCGGGTTCCGGGAGACCGTATTTGACCACCAGGTCGAACCGCCGGAACAGCGCGTGATCGAGGATCGAACGATGGTTCGTGGCAGCCACTACGATGCTCTCCGCGCTGACCTCTTCCAGGAAGACCAAAAAGGCGTTGACGATCCGGCGGGCTTCACCCACATCGTTTCCACCTCGATGTGCGCCGAGCGCGTCGAACTCGTCGAACAGATACACCGCACGCTGGGTCGCTGCGGCCTCGAACACTGTCCGGAGCTTGCTCGCGGTCTCGCCCATGAACTTGCTCAGCAGGCTGTCCAACCGGACGGTGAGCAGCGG is from Amycolatopsis lurida and encodes:
- a CDS encoding AAA family ATPase, translated to MTASGEHVKALVRSHAAGDDDAFYAVALQVAAKAARQGHSTLASDLKQMIDAARQSPVADKVTAIARPRGDLAELLTAGFPDVTLSDLVGPSSFKDTLARVLREQRERQALIGHGYTPVHRLLLEGPPGTGKTMTAGVLARELSLPLLTVRLDSLLSKFMGETASKLRTVFEAAATQRAVYLFDEFDALGAHRGGNDVGEARRIVNAFLVFLEEVSAESIVVAATNHRSILDHALFRRFDLVVKYGLPEPGHAVEVMKARLGLLGRGLRWTTVRPHTADLSHAELVKAAEEAAKQAILRGDDHVVVKDVIAALDARRAASGE